The nucleotide window AGCTGACAGGCAGCGCGAGCTGACCGAGGAAGCAGTCTGGGTCGCGCTGCGTGGCTGAAGCAGAGTAAGACCAGTGCATGTAACCGCTGCGCTCCCAAATTCATTCATGAATACCGAGGTGACTAGTTTTTGCTATGACTGATACAGTTATGTTAAATTTCCTAATATTTATCAAGTTATTTGTTGTTGCATAGAGCCATGTATTCAAAATCAATTTCTTTTGCAATAGCCGATGATTCGGTCCTTGTAAAACATCTGTGGTGATACCACATTTGTCACATTCAAATGCAGTCTAGACTGTTAATTTACTATATATTTATTAGTGGTTTGCTCCTCTGAAGAACTGTTTTTCCTTAAAACTGCGTCTCGATAAGTTCTTTAGTGTGCAGCGTGACAGTAAGTTACAGTAGTTAGCAGTCACGTGAAACATTGCGAGCATAAACGTGAGGTATGCGTTAAAGTGCACATTTCTAGAACGCCTAGTACACGCATAATTCGAAAGAGGTCCAAAAACATggatttattctgtttttcgTGCCTATTAGGTGCTGGTGCTCTATTTTGCCAAAAGCGCCGAACTAGCGGGACGCAAAGCCGAGACCATAAGTGTTCCTTGTGAATTATCGTCACTTCAACTGTGGCAGGAACTAGTGAGCAGACATCCTCGGTACGTAGAAGTtgacatgttacatttttattggcaCTCTTGAACGCTGGGTAAGGGTGATTGATAGAAGTGCTTTGCTCTCGGGTCTGGTCAGGCTGTGTGCGCTGCGGGAGCAGGTGGTGCTTGCGGTGCGCCAAGAGTACGTGGTCCTGGGGGATCAGCTCGTGAGCCTGCAGGCCGGGGACGAGGTCGCGATCATCCCGCCGCTCAGCGGAGGATAAGCATTCTGAAAAGGTAAAGCGAGTTTGCTGCTCTCTCAAGTCATTTTCCCTCCCAGTCTTTGAGTAAGGTGAATATTTCACAGGgtg belongs to Megalops cyprinoides isolate fMegCyp1 chromosome 5, fMegCyp1.pri, whole genome shotgun sequence and includes:
- the LOC118778410 gene encoding molybdopterin synthase sulfur carrier subunit-like isoform X3 — encoded protein: MNTEVLVLYFAKSAELAGRKAETISVPCELSSLQLWQELVSRHPRLCALREQVVLAVRQEYVVLGDQLVSLQAGDEVAIIPPLSGG